The following DNA comes from Streptococcus pasteurianus.
GAAAGTGGGTTCACTAAGTAAAGAAATTCAATTTGATGATGTTTTGTGAGATCCAAAGAAAACTGATTTTCAACAACAAAAGCCAACTGTTTAACTTCAATATCGATATTAAGTTCTTCTTTCATTTCGCGTATTATGGCATCTTCAGTTAATTCATTTACTAAGATTGCTCCGCCTAACAAATAATATTCATTTTTAGGAGATTTTGCTAAATATATTTTTTCATCTTTAATAATTAAGGCTGATGCTCTAACACCAAAGCTCTGCTCACCAATTCTAGTTCTAAAATCCATTTAAAACTCCTTAACTGCACAAAAAACAGCCAAAACCC
Coding sequences within:
- a CDS encoding NUDIX hydrolase; protein product: MDFRTRIGEQSFGVRASALIIKDEKIYLAKSPKNEYYLLGGAILVNELTEDAIIREMKEELNIDIEVKQLAFVVENQFSLDLTKHHQIEFLYLVNPLSDLNKEIYEGGQKRMCEWISFEELSKINLNPSFLKITLKNWDGQVKHFVNKNKEK